In a genomic window of Allomeiothermus silvanus DSM 9946:
- a CDS encoding YbhB/YbcL family Raf kinase inhibitor-like protein, with translation MRGRLMGWALLAGLLVQAGAQGEFRVSSPAFTPGGTLKAEQVYNGFGCTGGNISPELSWTGAPAGTKSYAVTLYDPDAPTGSGWWHWVIYNIPASVTKLEAGAGDPKANKAPAGSVQGRTDFGTPGYGGPCPPQGDKPHRYVFTVFALKVEKLDLPEGATAAFIGFNLNANALAKATLTAMYGR, from the coding sequence ATGCGCGGGAGATTAATGGGTTGGGCATTGTTGGCGGGGCTGTTGGTTCAGGCGGGGGCGCAAGGGGAGTTTAGGGTCTCGAGCCCGGCTTTTACCCCTGGCGGCACCCTCAAGGCTGAGCAGGTCTATAACGGGTTCGGCTGTACTGGGGGTAACATTTCTCCTGAGCTTAGCTGGACCGGCGCACCGGCGGGCACCAAGAGCTACGCGGTGACCCTGTATGATCCCGATGCCCCCACCGGCAGCGGCTGGTGGCACTGGGTCATCTACAACATCCCCGCGAGCGTCACCAAGCTCGAGGCTGGAGCTGGGGACCCCAAAGCGAACAAGGCTCCCGCGGGGAGCGTGCAGGGTCGTACCGACTTCGGTACCCCCGGTTACGGTGGCCCCTGCCCACCCCAGGGCGATAAGCCCCACCGCTACGTCTTCACCGTATTTGCCCTCAAGGTGGAAAAGCTGGATCTTCCCGAGGGCGCTACCGCGGCGTTCATCGGTTTCAACCTGAACGCAAACGCGCTAGCCAAGGCTACGCTAACGGCGATGTATGGAAGATAA
- a CDS encoding disulfide oxidoreductase translates to MTAEHPSTQARNNLLLAFAWLVALVATLGSLYYSEIRLFLPCELCWYQRVFMYPLAVILGIAAWRGDYNVRLYALPIAAIGWLVSLRHNLEQRFPDHFPAACKGPISCTSEYIPSFPIPLQAFIAFTLIILALLLIRSPKR, encoded by the coding sequence ATGACCGCCGAGCATCCTTCCACCCAGGCACGCAATAACCTGCTACTGGCCTTCGCTTGGCTGGTAGCTTTAGTCGCTACCTTGGGAAGCCTGTACTATTCGGAAATCCGCCTCTTCTTGCCCTGCGAACTGTGTTGGTATCAGCGCGTCTTCATGTACCCGCTGGCGGTGATCCTGGGCATCGCCGCCTGGCGGGGCGACTACAACGTGCGCCTGTACGCCTTGCCCATCGCGGCGATCGGCTGGCTGGTGAGCCTGCGCCACAACCTCGAACAACGCTTCCCTGACCATTTTCCCGCAGCCTGTAAAGGCCCCATCTCCTGTACCAGCGAGTATATCCCCAGCTTTCCCATCCCTTTGCAGGCCTTTATCGCCTTTACCCTTATCATCTTGGCCCTATTGCTGATCCGCAGCCCAAAGCGATAA
- the ftsY gene encoding signal recognition particle-docking protein FtsY has translation MSWLQRLREGLSKTRENIAKSVPWNRDPEEVLEELEYALISADVGVEATQEVIEEVRASGKKDLREALKQALVVQLEPDLLRAKLRKVGLFNRGNIQKTTIEPAGQVILMVGVNGVGKTTTIAKLGQYYQSRGKKVMFCAGDTFRAAGGAQLGIWGERIGVPVIQGPEGSDPAALAYDAAMARKARGMDLLLVDTAGRLHTKHNLMEELVKVKRSIAKADPGEPGEVWLVLDAVTGQNGLEQAKKFNEAVGLTGVVVTKLDGTAKGGVLVPIVRELGVPIKFIGIGEAATDLQPFDAGEFVEALLG, from the coding sequence ATGAGTTGGTTGCAACGGCTTCGCGAGGGCCTCAGCAAAACCCGCGAGAACATCGCCAAATCAGTCCCCTGGAACCGCGACCCCGAGGAGGTGCTGGAGGAGCTCGAGTATGCTCTGATCTCCGCCGACGTGGGGGTGGAGGCCACCCAGGAGGTCATCGAGGAGGTGCGCGCTTCGGGCAAGAAAGACCTGCGCGAGGCCCTAAAGCAAGCCCTGGTGGTTCAGCTCGAGCCCGACCTGCTGCGGGCCAAGCTGCGCAAGGTGGGGCTTTTCAACCGGGGAAACATCCAGAAGACCACCATCGAACCCGCGGGCCAGGTGATCCTGATGGTGGGGGTGAACGGGGTGGGCAAGACCACCACCATCGCCAAGCTGGGGCAGTACTACCAAAGCCGTGGCAAAAAGGTGATGTTCTGCGCCGGGGACACCTTCCGGGCGGCGGGAGGGGCTCAGCTTGGCATCTGGGGCGAGCGCATCGGGGTTCCGGTAATCCAGGGACCCGAGGGCTCCGACCCCGCCGCCCTGGCCTACGACGCCGCCATGGCCCGCAAGGCCCGGGGAATGGATCTCTTGCTGGTAGATACCGCCGGGCGGCTCCACACCAAACACAACCTGATGGAAGAATTGGTCAAGGTCAAACGCTCCATTGCCAAAGCTGACCCCGGTGAACCCGGTGAGGTCTGGCTGGTACTGGATGCGGTGACCGGACAGAACGGGCTCGAGCAGGCCAAGAAGTTCAACGAGGCGGTGGGGCTTACCGGGGTCGTCGTCACCAAGCTGGATGGCACCGCCAAGGGCGGGGTATTGGTGCCCATCGTGCGCGAACTGGGCGTGCCCATCAAGTTCATCGGGATAGGCGAGGCGGCCACCGACTTACAACCTTTCGACGCGGGGGAGTTCGTCGAGGCGCTCTTGGGCTAA
- the gltX gene encoding glutamate--tRNA ligase: MVVTRIAPSPTGDPHVGTAYQALFNYVFAKQNGGKFIVRIEDTDRTRYNPTSQQRILEMLEWIGLPPDESPTKGGPNGPYIQSERLPIYQRHAQMLLDSGAAYRAFDTPEELAAMREEARKAGRQEQGYNRRYRDYPKEESDRRAAAGEPFVIRLKVPLEGKTIVHDLLRGPVEFDNAQLDDKVILKADGYPTYHLAAMVDDHLMGVTHVIRAEEWLTSTPFHVLLLRAFGWEEPVWCHTPLLRNPDKSKLSKRKSDTSVDSYKAQGFLPEALLNYLGMMAWSMPDGREIFSVQDMIQHFRLEDIRLGAPVFDLEKLKWLNGKYIREVLTLDELALRVQPFLERAGLSWPSETYLKQVLEAMRPRFETLQEFVERSRYFFTEDYPIDAKARATLEEARPLLLELRHRLAALPDVTQEYAEGALREFAAEKGVKAGAVMQPLRAALTGMLESPGMFEVLHLLGKERVLSRLDRAMNT, encoded by the coding sequence ATGGTGGTTACCCGCATCGCCCCCTCTCCAACCGGAGACCCCCACGTGGGCACGGCTTATCAGGCGCTGTTCAACTACGTCTTCGCCAAGCAGAACGGGGGGAAGTTTATCGTGCGGATTGAGGACACCGACCGCACCCGCTATAACCCCACCTCACAACAGCGCATCTTAGAGATGCTCGAGTGGATCGGACTCCCCCCCGACGAATCTCCCACCAAAGGCGGCCCCAACGGCCCTTACATCCAGTCTGAGCGCCTGCCCATCTACCAGCGGCACGCTCAGATGCTCCTGGACTCAGGGGCCGCTTATCGAGCCTTCGACACCCCTGAGGAACTGGCTGCCATGCGTGAGGAAGCCCGCAAGGCAGGAAGGCAGGAACAAGGGTACAACCGCCGCTACCGCGACTACCCCAAGGAGGAGTCCGACCGCCGCGCGGCAGCAGGAGAACCTTTCGTGATCCGGCTCAAGGTGCCGCTCGAGGGGAAAACCATCGTCCACGATCTTCTGCGCGGTCCTGTGGAGTTCGATAACGCCCAGCTCGATGACAAGGTGATCTTGAAGGCCGACGGATACCCCACCTACCACCTCGCAGCTATGGTGGATGACCACCTGATGGGCGTCACCCACGTCATCCGCGCTGAGGAGTGGCTTACCAGCACCCCTTTCCACGTGCTACTCCTGCGGGCTTTCGGCTGGGAGGAGCCGGTATGGTGCCACACCCCCCTCCTGCGCAACCCCGACAAGTCCAAGCTCTCCAAGCGCAAATCCGACACCAGTGTGGATAGCTACAAAGCGCAAGGCTTCCTGCCCGAGGCGCTGCTCAACTACCTGGGCATGATGGCCTGGAGCATGCCCGATGGACGTGAAATCTTCAGCGTGCAGGACATGATCCAGCACTTTCGCTTGGAAGACATCCGGCTCGGGGCACCGGTATTCGACCTCGAAAAGCTCAAGTGGCTCAACGGCAAGTACATCCGCGAGGTGCTTACGCTCGACGAGCTGGCCCTTCGGGTTCAGCCCTTCCTCGAGCGCGCCGGGCTTAGCTGGCCCTCCGAGACCTATTTGAAACAGGTTCTCGAGGCCATGCGGCCACGCTTCGAGACCTTGCAGGAGTTCGTGGAGAGGTCACGCTACTTCTTCACCGAAGACTACCCCATTGACGCAAAAGCCCGCGCCACGCTGGAAGAAGCCCGCCCGCTCCTGCTTGAGCTGCGCCATCGCCTGGCCGCCCTCCCGGATGTTACCCAGGAATACGCCGAGGGCGCGCTGCGGGAGTTTGCCGCCGAAAAAGGGGTCAAGGCGGGAGCGGTGATGCAGCCCTTGCGCGCAGCTCTTACCGGAATGCTCGAGAGCCCCGGGATGTTTGAGGTGTTACACCTTTTAGGCAAGGAACGGGTGCTTAGCCGGTTAGACAGGGCCATGAATACCTAG
- the lptB gene encoding LPS export ABC transporter ATP-binding protein, with protein sequence MDTVPEGVSRHPTPPLISAQTRLQTQNLVKRYGRREVVRGVSLELSRGGIVALFGPNGAGKTTTFYMVVGFIRPNAGRIFLKGQDVTHLPMYKRARLGLGYLPQEPSAFRRMTALENLLAVLEFQPIPKSERQERARELLDELGILHLKDKYAYTLSGGERRRLEIARALCTNPDFILLDEPFTGVDPKNVHDIQRLIEELRSRRGVGIFITDHSVRETLAIADRVYLMYDGQVQFEGSAEEFARDAGVRTHYLGDEYEL encoded by the coding sequence ATGGACACTGTACCCGAAGGCGTTTCCCGACACCCTACACCCCCTCTCATCTCTGCCCAGACCCGTTTGCAGACGCAAAACCTGGTCAAACGCTACGGGCGGCGCGAGGTGGTGCGGGGGGTCAGCCTCGAGCTTTCCCGTGGGGGGATAGTGGCGCTTTTTGGCCCTAACGGGGCCGGGAAGACCACTACCTTCTACATGGTCGTGGGGTTTATCCGACCCAATGCAGGGAGGATCTTTCTCAAAGGCCAGGACGTGACCCACCTGCCCATGTACAAGCGGGCTCGGCTAGGGCTAGGCTATTTACCCCAAGAGCCCTCGGCATTCCGGCGCATGACCGCTCTAGAAAACCTGCTAGCGGTGTTGGAGTTCCAACCTATCCCTAAATCTGAGCGCCAAGAGCGGGCCAGAGAGCTTTTGGACGAGCTAGGTATTTTGCATCTCAAAGACAAATACGCCTATACCCTCTCCGGGGGGGAGCGCCGCCGCTTGGAGATCGCCCGGGCGCTGTGCACCAACCCCGACTTTATTCTGCTGGACGAACCGTTTACCGGGGTGGATCCGAAAAACGTTCACGATATTCAGCGGCTGATCGAAGAGCTGCGCTCGAGGCGGGGGGTGGGTATCTTCATTACCGATCACTCGGTGCGCGAAACCCTGGCTATTGCTGATCGGGTATACCTGATGTACGACGGCCAGGTGCAGTTTGAGGGTAGCGCCGAGGAGTTCGCCCGCGATGCTGGGGTGCGCACCCACTACTTGGGTGATGAGTACGAGCTTTGA
- a CDS encoding DUF3084 domain-containing protein: protein MTFWLILALLVVVSALVAYTGDLVAKRVGKRHWRFFGLRPRTTATLVATLTGVLIALGAFATFMLLVEDARETILQAEQVRYERNRLREEVKRLGGQLEELHAEISTLKNEVVRVDVARQELARDRVRLEETLTRAESRLQLANRELAQARQSIETAQAERDRLQGEISRYQSEIAQLKDNLSTQKAALDQAVRAVQTLAEQRTRLEATQKALQAQAKAARARLAALEGARKSAEAKLTALQERTRQLDQEKRRLEGDVAFLSSQSKDRKNLDAARNQLAEQLAASRQEEMSLRSRIAELEQTVKGLEESRSRLQSGLSNLVGEILLAEQPLTPGHEKQALEEAVRRADLRARLLGLRGALAVESPVFGDPIRQGLLLVRPVGVSADGKVLVRVEFRAKERLFAPGEVLSVGAFSLPASSAEIRRRLERLKREAEEKLARAGWVPEKLAQGTIPSEAMLSFMDQLTPLRGVVRVGVVATNALYSTETPEIAFQLLP from the coding sequence ATGACCTTCTGGCTCATCCTCGCCCTGCTCGTCGTGGTCTCCGCCTTGGTGGCCTATACGGGCGATCTCGTGGCGAAGCGGGTGGGCAAGCGCCACTGGCGCTTTTTTGGACTGCGCCCCAGGACCACCGCGACTTTGGTAGCGACTTTGACCGGGGTTTTGATCGCTTTGGGGGCCTTTGCTACGTTCATGTTGTTGGTCGAGGATGCCCGCGAGACCATCCTGCAAGCTGAGCAGGTGCGCTACGAGCGCAACCGGTTGCGCGAAGAGGTGAAACGCCTGGGTGGTCAGCTCGAGGAGCTGCACGCAGAGATATCCACCCTCAAAAACGAGGTGGTGCGGGTGGATGTGGCCCGGCAGGAACTGGCCCGCGACCGCGTCCGCTTGGAGGAGACCCTGACCCGGGCAGAGAGCCGTTTGCAACTTGCTAACCGCGAGCTAGCTCAGGCCCGGCAAAGCATCGAAACTGCTCAGGCTGAGCGGGACCGTTTACAAGGCGAGATCAGCCGGTATCAAAGCGAGATCGCCCAACTCAAGGACAACCTCAGCACCCAGAAGGCGGCACTCGACCAGGCGGTGCGGGCGGTGCAAACCCTGGCTGAGCAGCGTACCCGGCTCGAGGCTACCCAAAAAGCCCTGCAAGCCCAGGCCAAGGCCGCGCGTGCCAGGCTGGCCGCGCTCGAGGGAGCGCGCAAGAGCGCCGAGGCCAAACTTACTGCTTTGCAAGAGCGTACCCGCCAGCTCGACCAGGAAAAGCGGCGGCTTGAAGGGGATGTGGCCTTCTTGAGCAGCCAATCCAAAGACCGAAAAAACCTGGATGCTGCCCGAAATCAGCTCGCCGAGCAGCTCGCGGCCTCCCGCCAAGAGGAAATGAGCTTGCGATCTCGCATAGCTGAGCTGGAACAGACCGTTAAGGGCCTCGAGGAGAGCCGCTCCCGCTTACAGAGCGGCCTCAGCAACCTGGTAGGGGAGATCCTGCTGGCAGAGCAGCCGCTTACACCGGGACATGAAAAGCAAGCTTTGGAAGAAGCCGTGCGCCGGGCTGACCTGCGGGCCCGCCTGCTAGGATTGCGGGGAGCGCTGGCGGTGGAGAGCCCGGTGTTTGGCGATCCCATCCGCCAGGGCTTGCTCCTGGTAAGACCGGTGGGCGTGAGTGCTGATGGAAAGGTATTGGTGCGGGTAGAGTTCCGGGCCAAGGAGCGGCTTTTCGCCCCTGGCGAAGTACTTTCGGTGGGAGCTTTCAGCCTCCCGGCCAGCTCAGCGGAGATTCGCCGCCGCTTGGAGCGGCTCAAACGCGAAGCCGAAGAGAAGTTGGCCCGAGCTGGCTGGGTTCCCGAGAAGCTGGCCCAGGGCACTATTCCCTCCGAGGCGATGTTGAGCTTTATGGACCAACTTACCCCGTTGCGCGGGGTGGTGCGGGTAGGGGTGGTGGCGACTAACGCTCTATACTCCACGGAAACCCCGGAGATCGCTTTCCAGCTCCTTCCCTAA
- a CDS encoding delta(1)-pyrroline-2-carboxylate reductase family protein, whose product MKVLSERETVRLLPYPQLAQAIEAVLGDQKAGLVQAPERLVLPLPGGGTLLLMPAADPQVTVTKLVTVHPGQTPSVRAEVWVMHTPSGERVALLEGSVVTARRTAAVSLLAAQRLAPNPNSPLLIVGAGVQARSHLEAFHQGLGVNEVYVYSRTPERSRALAEYAQSLGITARTIENPLGIVEQVSLVVTATTSTTPVLPDAVREDAFVAAVGAYRPNMAELPASLVRRARLFVDTLEGARAEAGDLIQAGVDWGQVRALGDVLDLAPPSHGPVVFKSVGHALWDLAASRLALSQL is encoded by the coding sequence ATGAAAGTGCTTTCGGAGAGGGAGACCGTCCGTCTTCTCCCCTACCCGCAGCTGGCCCAAGCCATCGAAGCGGTCTTGGGCGACCAAAAAGCCGGGCTGGTTCAAGCTCCTGAGCGGCTGGTGCTGCCGCTGCCCGGGGGAGGCACCCTCCTTTTGATGCCCGCCGCTGATCCGCAGGTGACCGTGACCAAACTGGTCACCGTCCACCCTGGCCAAACCCCCAGCGTGCGGGCCGAGGTCTGGGTGATGCACACCCCCTCCGGCGAGCGGGTGGCGCTACTGGAGGGCTCGGTGGTCACTGCTAGACGCACTGCCGCGGTATCGCTCCTTGCCGCCCAACGATTAGCCCCTAATCCCAACAGCCCCCTCCTAATCGTAGGCGCAGGGGTCCAGGCCCGGTCGCACCTGGAAGCCTTTCATCAAGGGCTGGGAGTGAACGAAGTGTATGTCTATTCGCGTACCCCCGAACGTTCACGAGCCCTAGCCGAATACGCCCAGAGCCTAGGAATCACGGCTCGAACGATCGAAAATCCCCTGGGGATAGTAGAGCAGGTGAGCCTGGTCGTCACTGCTACTACCAGCACTACCCCGGTGCTTCCAGATGCGGTGCGGGAGGACGCTTTCGTAGCAGCAGTAGGAGCTTACCGGCCCAATATGGCCGAGTTGCCCGCTTCGCTAGTGCGCCGGGCTCGCCTCTTCGTGGACACGCTCGAGGGGGCGCGCGCCGAGGCCGGAGATCTGATCCAAGCCGGGGTGGATTGGGGGCAGGTACGAGCCTTAGGCGACGTGTTGGACCTTGCTCCTCCCTCCCATGGCCCGGTGGTATTCAAAAGCGTCGGGCACGCCCTGTGGGACTTGGCTGCGAGCCGACTGGCCCTGAGCCAGCTTTAG